Proteins co-encoded in one Paraburkholderia edwinii genomic window:
- a CDS encoding cupin domain-containing protein: protein MHDKDIPLANAKVLYKTLLTEQGYAVSQTTVRAGGETQWHHHTHVRDRFVVVQGVLTVETKTGELVDRMQVHDHYTVEPGVVHHVMNETADDVVYIMIQSGGARDIVLT from the coding sequence GTGCACGACAAAGACATTCCCTTGGCCAATGCCAAGGTTCTCTATAAAACACTGCTCACGGAGCAGGGCTATGCGGTCTCGCAAACCACGGTCCGCGCCGGCGGCGAAACACAGTGGCACCACCATACGCATGTGAGAGATCGCTTCGTCGTCGTGCAAGGCGTCTTGACGGTCGAAACGAAAACAGGCGAGCTTGTCGACAGAATGCAAGTTCACGATCACTACACTGTCGAGCCCGGTGTCGTACACCACGTCATGAACGAGACGGCCGACGACGTGGTGTACATCATGATTCAATCGGGCGGAGCACGCGACATCGTGCTCACATGA
- a CDS encoding TAXI family TRAP transporter solute-binding subunit, translated as MKRDFWHGSSSHGPRHPHHLLWHEIARTALPIALAVALVISALVWWIDPAPPRSITMSAGPRNSVFMQTALQYKQVLARKGVNLEIVESGGSVENLKQLLEPHSRVDIAFVQSGIGQGMSTDSLVSLGSVFYVPLIVFSRGGGSLTDLSQLEGKRVAVGPEGSGTHVLALALLAASGIVPGGKTTLLTLDAQEAANALTEGSIDAALFSGDSTTRALLLKLHETPSLTLMNFSEAAAYTRLFPYLSEVDLPRGVLDLRRILPPQTVHLISPTVEIIAQSRLHPAISDLIIEAAQEVNGRAGLLQRAGEFPSPMARGFRISDDALRYYRSGKGFLYRYLPFWLATVADRLLVLLLPAMVLILPAIRYLPALISWRMKSKIYRFYGLLIALERRALSNTTPEERRTLLAELDNMEVAINALRIPLVYADALYVLREHVGFVRARLTGSVGVATHR; from the coding sequence ATGAAACGAGACTTCTGGCACGGCAGCTCCAGCCATGGCCCGCGTCATCCCCACCATCTGCTCTGGCACGAGATCGCGCGGACAGCGTTGCCGATTGCGCTCGCCGTGGCGCTCGTGATCTCCGCGCTCGTCTGGTGGATCGATCCCGCACCGCCGCGCTCGATCACGATGAGCGCAGGGCCGCGCAACAGCGTCTTCATGCAGACGGCGCTGCAGTACAAGCAGGTCCTGGCGCGCAAGGGCGTGAACCTCGAAATCGTCGAATCCGGCGGCTCGGTCGAAAACCTGAAACAGCTGCTCGAGCCTCATAGCCGGGTTGATATCGCGTTTGTGCAAAGCGGCATCGGGCAGGGAATGTCGACCGATTCGCTGGTGTCGCTCGGCAGCGTCTTCTATGTGCCGCTCATCGTTTTCTCGCGCGGCGGTGGTAGCCTCACCGACCTGTCGCAGCTCGAGGGCAAGCGGGTGGCGGTCGGCCCGGAGGGGAGCGGGACGCACGTGCTTGCGCTCGCATTGCTTGCCGCCAGCGGAATCGTGCCGGGCGGTAAGACCACCTTGTTGACGCTCGACGCGCAGGAGGCAGCCAACGCGCTGACAGAAGGAAGCATCGACGCGGCGCTCTTCAGCGGAGACTCGACGACTCGCGCGTTGCTCCTGAAACTGCACGAGACGCCCAGCTTGACGCTGATGAACTTCTCCGAGGCCGCGGCCTACACACGCCTGTTTCCGTACCTGAGCGAGGTTGACTTGCCGCGCGGCGTGCTCGATCTGCGCCGCATCCTTCCGCCGCAGACTGTGCATCTGATCAGTCCGACCGTCGAGATCATCGCGCAAAGCCGCCTTCATCCCGCGATCTCCGACCTCATCATCGAGGCGGCTCAAGAGGTGAACGGCCGGGCGGGATTGCTGCAGCGCGCCGGCGAGTTTCCGAGCCCGATGGCGCGCGGCTTTCGCATAAGCGACGACGCGTTGCGCTACTACCGCTCCGGCAAGGGCTTTCTTTACCGGTATCTGCCGTTCTGGCTTGCCACCGTCGCCGACCGCCTGCTGGTGTTGCTGCTGCCGGCGATGGTCCTGATCTTGCCCGCCATTCGCTACCTTCCCGCGCTGATCAGCTGGCGCATGAAGTCGAAGATATATCGGTTCTACGGCCTCCTGATTGCGCTTGAGCGGCGCGCTTTGAGTAATACGACGCCCGAGGAGAGACGAACCCTGCTCGCGGAACTCGATAACATGGAAGTGGCGATCAACGCGCTACGGATACCGCTTGTCTATGCCGACGCCCTCTATGTGTTGAGGGAGCATGTCGGCTTTGTGCGCGCGCGTTTGACGGGCTCGGTGGGCGTCGCAACCCACCGCTAA
- a CDS encoding ribonuclease, with translation MKKTWAVSCIVILSAILGGCGKQGSQNGAEASSEASASQAPAQPASGASAAPAASGAQQKAVLGTITKAQLPAEAADTLRLIKAGGPYPFSEDGVLFRNSALLLPEHPRGYYHAYTVRTPGSTDRGQRRIVCGGPRKQIAECYYTDDYYASLKRIAE, from the coding sequence GTGAAGAAAACGTGGGCTGTCTCCTGCATCGTCATCTTGAGCGCGATCCTCGGGGGATGCGGCAAGCAAGGATCGCAAAACGGCGCTGAGGCATCATCGGAGGCATCGGCAAGTCAGGCACCGGCTCAGCCAGCTTCGGGCGCGAGCGCTGCGCCTGCAGCATCAGGCGCGCAACAGAAGGCCGTGCTGGGCACGATCACCAAGGCGCAGTTACCGGCGGAAGCAGCCGACACACTGCGGCTGATCAAAGCGGGCGGTCCCTATCCTTTTAGTGAGGATGGCGTGCTGTTCCGTAACAGTGCGCTTTTGCTGCCGGAGCATCCGCGCGGCTACTACCACGCATACACGGTTCGCACGCCCGGCTCGACGGATCGCGGGCAGCGCCGGATCGTATGCGGCGGGCCGCGCAAGCAGATCGCCGAATGCTATTACACCGACGATTACTACGCGAGCTTGAAGCGCATCGCAGAGTGA
- a CDS encoding transposase: MTRLARHYVPEQPQHVILQGLTGPAFLDEGDYLYFIACLADAARVAGLAVHAWVLMPEAVQFLVTPSYESSVAMVMQAVGRRYVETFNRRHGRRGMVWRGGYRATVIEPERYFLLASQVIDHAPVRNRLVAEPGTYPWSSYTHHIGMRVDSFIKDHSLYSALGDTPFERQRAYRDLGERPLDEHEVDNLMQSTLKGWVLGSAAYCEWAAQTANRRLMPLLLRDRAVKGGTARALAHVG; this comes from the coding sequence ATGACACGGCTCGCACGGCACTACGTCCCAGAACAACCGCAACACGTTATCTTGCAGGGTCTTACCGGGCCCGCATTTCTCGACGAAGGAGACTACCTGTACTTCATCGCCTGCCTGGCGGACGCCGCGCGCGTCGCCGGCCTGGCGGTCCACGCATGGGTACTAATGCCTGAGGCGGTGCAGTTCCTCGTTACGCCTTCGTACGAGTCGAGTGTGGCAATGGTGATGCAGGCGGTCGGCCGCCGCTATGTCGAGACGTTCAACCGCCGCCATGGACGCCGCGGTATGGTGTGGCGCGGTGGGTACCGGGCAACCGTGATCGAGCCTGAGCGGTATTTCCTGCTCGCAAGCCAGGTCATCGATCATGCGCCGGTGCGCAACCGGCTTGTCGCCGAGCCCGGGACATACCCGTGGTCGAGCTATACGCATCACATCGGGATGCGTGTCGATAGCTTTATCAAGGATCATTCGCTCTATTCGGCGCTCGGCGATACACCGTTCGAGCGACAGCGGGCTTACCGCGATCTGGGTGAACGGCCTCTTGATGAACATGAGGTGGATAACCTGATGCAGTCGACGCTCAAGGGCTGGGTGCTCGGGAGCGCTGCGTATTGCGAGTGGGCGGCGCAGACGGCTAATCGGAGGTTGATGCCGTTGCTGTTGCGGGATCGGGCGGTGAAGGGTGGTACGGCGCGGGCGCTTGCGCACGTGGGGTAA
- a CDS encoding LysR substrate-binding domain-containing protein: MRALPPLSSLRAFESTARNQSVTRAAEELCRTHGAVSRQLKLLQAHVGAPLFSKEGTGLKLNQNGQALYALVSSVFEQLEHGYARVREQARQSGLHVACSATFAMRWLVPNLADFYRSWPDIRIRLSMTSAREIRTEGADLVIAWDLTSYPESDRERAIRLAPAAFGPVCAPAYRRAAKAGTRIGHDFNSTAWLQWDKQSKERIATGEEITFPHTHLCIEAALSGLGVALVEKRFVRKELEDRQLIAPWGFVELPFGFMALPAAGRMLPEDMSTFIDWIRARLVADSV, translated from the coding sequence GTGCGCGCTCTTCCTCCGCTCTCATCCCTGCGAGCGTTCGAGTCAACCGCCAGAAATCAATCGGTGACCCGAGCCGCCGAGGAACTCTGTCGAACCCATGGTGCGGTCAGTCGGCAGTTGAAACTGCTTCAGGCGCATGTCGGCGCACCGCTTTTCTCCAAGGAAGGAACGGGACTCAAACTGAATCAGAACGGGCAGGCGCTGTATGCGCTTGTGAGTTCAGTTTTCGAGCAGCTCGAGCATGGCTACGCCAGGGTCCGTGAGCAGGCGCGGCAATCGGGTCTGCACGTGGCGTGCAGCGCAACGTTCGCGATGCGTTGGCTCGTGCCTAACCTGGCCGACTTCTATCGCTCCTGGCCAGACATTCGCATCCGGCTGTCGATGACCTCAGCGCGCGAGATCCGCACCGAAGGTGCCGATCTCGTCATTGCATGGGATCTCACGTCATATCCCGAGAGCGACCGCGAACGTGCCATCCGCCTTGCGCCCGCCGCTTTCGGCCCCGTATGCGCGCCTGCCTACAGGCGTGCGGCCAAGGCCGGCACCCGCATTGGCCACGATTTCAACTCAACTGCCTGGCTGCAATGGGATAAGCAGAGCAAGGAAAGAATCGCAACGGGTGAGGAAATCACGTTCCCGCATACTCATCTTTGTATCGAGGCTGCACTTTCTGGACTCGGAGTTGCGCTTGTCGAAAAGAGGTTTGTGCGAAAGGAACTCGAAGACCGGCAATTGATCGCGCCGTGGGGCTTCGTCGAACTTCCATTCGGCTTTATGGCGCTGCCTGCGGCGGGCCGAATGCTGCCCGAGGATATGTCCACCTTCATCGACTGGATACGTGCTCGTCTGGTGGCGGATTCCGTATAG